The Labrus bergylta chromosome 23, fLabBer1.1, whole genome shotgun sequence genome includes the window TTAGACAGTGACGCAGAGAGAAATAGAACCTTACCTGTGTGAATAGCTTCCATTATCTTCACAAATTCCTCACTGTTTGATTCTTTTCTAATGAAGAAATAGAGAGTAGTGGGTGCAAAGAAAAAACTTAAACTAGAAACACCATCATACGTCTTCAAACCAGTGTAGCAGTTGATTATTCTAAAGTTGTTTCTTACAAGGAATCCCCAAATCTTTTGGAAAATATGTCAACCACATCAATCGATAAGTATATGTTACAGTTATAACAATTAATAAGTACTTATAATGTATTCATGAATCTCTCAGTGAAAGCATTGTGGACATGTTGACAATTTGGACTGTCTCAAACCTGTGAATTGGTGCTGAACATGGCAGCTTGGAGGCGTCTTGAATGCTTTCACGGATGGCAAACTCGATAAATTCTTCATTTATGCCTTCTTGCTCAAGGTTATCCATTTCTATATCAAGtgatacaaacaaaaaaggTTACATGGCTGTCCCTCAATGATGAGCTAGATGAGTGTTGGAGTCTTGCACCAATCAAGTTCAACGTTTGGTAACTCTAAACAAAGTCGCCTCTGTCTGAACTTTTTGCTTAGCTGCAGACATGCAACTTGTTTATCAGTGGAGGGCTGCTGGCACAGTGTCGCCCCTGTTCATGCTTGTCAGATGTCATTATAGTGAGTGCATTAGTGAACGAGAGAACGCCACTAAATTAAGTCACCCTTTATATTAGTCATATTATTCTGTCTCACCTGTGGATCTGAAGTTGTGCCCTGTAGCCCTGCAGCTTGtagttttagtttgtgttttagttttgcGGGGTCCTAAACTGTCTGAGTTATATTTAGATATGACCCGCTTTGGATGACCTTACTCAACTGATAGTGTGTCTATCATGTTTTCATTCTTAGCGCCACAGAACAAAGCGCTCCTTAACTCTGATTTCTACACTGAAATCACATTTAATTCAGTCCAAATTAATTTACAGGACGCTATAtgcagggggtgggggggggggggggggaccccTGCGCATTACTGTTGATATAAGTCTTTAAGGTCCTCACGATAGTTCACACTGAGGTTAatgtgtcttcttcttttgaCTGGTAttgaataaataatgtaaatcaTTAATATTGTATttgcttttacatgtttttatgataAAGAAGGAAAGCCTGTGAATTAATTCCATAtcataaaagtatttaaatCATCACAGAGATGCGCAGGCCTACGTTAGTTCAATATTTACGTTagttcaatatttaaaaaaaaaaaaaagaagttaagcCATACACATTCAGATTATGCACGAGCTCTTTGATGGCAAGTGTGGAATAATCCACACCAcccagagttaaaaaaaaaaaaaacctgcaaataATCGTTTAATGACATACATTCACAAATGAAAAACTGTATTTTGCTATTTTTATAATAGATCTACTTATAGAAAACATATAGAGTGAAGGAAAACTCTTTATTTATGAAAACAGATCATAGTGATTATTTATTATCTAAAAGgttaaaacagataaaacatTAACAGCAAAAAATTTTGcaaaattatgttttaaatagttaaataaatacagtttgaAAGTAGACATAATGATATAATTTCTAAACAAAAATCATGGATGAAAATCTCTGCTATCATCAGTTTTAAGCTGacaccaccaaaaaaaaaacctccaaaacTAACAAAGACATTTAATGATCACATTTTCTCACAACAGCGTTGGAAATAACCTTGACATATTTCTAAGCAAAATATTCCCTCGAGAGAACAAGTGCCCACTTTCTCCCCCTGACGAACAAAACTGAGACGTGGGAGTTTATGGAAAAAGTCTCAGACAGCGTCAGTGTGTGACACAGTGACTCAGCCTGTAGGCGGCCTCTCCACCGCGTCAAAAACGACTTCACCAATCTGTCTGGAGTGAAAGCAGACTGCCGGCCCATCCTCAAGTTTCACTGCACGCTCATTCCAACatcacacacttgcacacaatGAGCCCTGTCTTtgaactgaaaacactgaatttCATGCATCGGATTTGAGCAACCACGGATTGTTGCTCCATATGAGGAAGAAAGTAAGTAGCAGAATTtaattgttcctttttttgattttgatgagTTAGTTTTGTTGTGTGTAGTTAATATGTAATTACTGATAAATCAATGTGCATGTATACCATAGATCAATATGCTTGTGTTGTCCTTTTTCTCTGAGAATGTTTTTAATGAGGGGTATAACTTTAGACCTTTTTGTATATTACTGTGACAAGTCATGCTAAAGCTTTTAATTTAATACAACTGGAAGATAcgtaaaaaaaatcttacaatGTGTCAACTTTTACAAGAGTTGAATAAATCAATTTGATTTGCGGACACTATCAGTCAGTCCCATCATCAAATATTAATACTGCAATTAAATAATCCTGTAGTACTTAATTATGGAGTTTGTTATGAAGTAAAGCGTGCTCATAGAGAAGAGGACTTCCTTTTCAGAGGGGCATCATTGTTGCATTAAGTAAAAGGAATGTTTAAGTGTTAAGAGCTCTGTAGTAATTGCCCCACATACTGCTGGTGCTGCAGTCTTTTTAAAAGGGGGAGTGAAGTGAAAGGACACATGGATGCAGTTTGCATTCACTCAATATATTGAACAGGGAAGATCAGCATGTGTTCTCCTAGACGTACAACTACACCTCCTCTTTATTCTTCAGCTAGATGATATTTTAAAAGATTATCCTTTTCACATAAATCACAAATCCTGCCTGAGACACTGACAACTTGAAGCCCTTTATTCATCCTATTTAAGctcctatgttttttttttttaatttgatatgatattttttaatGGAAGTAAAAAGAGTCATTCATGCTGTCACATGATCTTACGAACTTTGCACTTGTGTGAATATGAAAATGAAGTAAAAGGCATCTGCTGTGCAAAGAGTTATGGAGATTGGCaccttaaaataaatcacacattaATCCGCCTATTacgctggaaaaaaaataaaaagtgaaaggaAATGTCAATCAAATATTTGTCATTATAATAGTCAAAACCTTGTGAAAAAATGTACCTGACTGTAACGTCACCAGGAAATAAGAAAATCTTCTAATATGAAAAAGACAGTCACTTAACAGGATATCAAACATGATTCTAACAGTGTTTAGAAATCAGTGTCCTCTATAATGGGGCAGATATCAGTCCTTGATAAAGTCTTACGAATACATCATGGCTCCTTTCCTTCATATGAAACATGGAAGATTTCAGTTATTCGtgatgtatatgtgtgtacTTGTGCagttttgtgtgtcttttaatgCACTGTTTTAACTGCACACATACATCTACACTACCATATTATACTGTTAGCCCTCTACCTCCCCTTTGCAACACAAGTCatgcacattaaaacacacacacacattatcagAACAGTAACGAGAAAACAAGCTGTATTGGTAACAATAGATTTCTGTAATGTACAATGCATGTATGGAGAGGGGAAGGGGGGAAGGGGCGTAAAAACCACAATTGCCCGCAACAGGAAATGAGGTTGGAAGAGTCAGAATCTCTTCTATTTCACCGGCCAATTTCCAAGTGTGAATACATAACTGTGTACTAATGTTACAGATCGTCATTATTACAGTATTTAATGTATAAATACACagcatgtttgaatgtttcacCACCTATTTTCAGATCTTGAAAGCACCTTGTCTCCTCTTGAGTGTGTTCACAAGTTTGAATCTGTGCTCCGGAAAGTTTGGGACACCGATAACTGATGATGTGAGAAACCTGTCACTATTGGTGAGGTTATTTTGAGTTTCCTGAAGCCTTACGCATATCATATTCGTATAAAATATCATATTTTTGACAAATGATCTCATTGTATGAAATGATCCTTGTATCACTCTGATATTTTGTTGCTATATTCTTTGTCACTGTGTCCATTGCAGAAGCAGAATATCCCTTCTGATTATGAGATTCCTGTTAGCTACATCCCCAAAGAAGTGGTACGTTCAATAAGTGAAATGAGTGGAGGAAACCCAATTTAATATTCAAGGAAAGGATGTTAATGTCTTTGCTTTACCTTCTTGTCCAGGCTGGCACGTGCTGGGTGGTGTTAAATATCTATCCTTTGGAGCAAAGTCTTCGGAAGCTGGCGACCATGTTTGGTGCCATCTCCTCCAACAAAGAGAACATCATAGTTTTTATTGCAATGCTGAAGAGTTTACGCTTCACTTTTGACCATGAGGAACTGGTAAGTAATTAGCAACTGCAAATAAAAATACTAATAATGATTAACACTACGTTTTCCAAAGTGTCTCTATCATACTTTATACAGAAAGTTAAGGAAAAATCTAAACGCAGTAAACGCATGCAGTCTTAGGGCATTTAGGGCATGTTTTGTACATTAAAATGCACAATTATGTTATTCAAGGATTTCTTGTTGTCTGATCCCCCAGGAAACAGCGATGCAAGTCTTCCAGTGTCACTACCAAGAAGGGAGCTTAATGTCTGGGCTTTACTTTGACTACATCAAAGACGTTTTAACCACCGCCTCTCAAGGAACATCTAGCTTCTCCTGCAAGCCGCCACCATGTGTTAATCCAAACCAAACGCCAGGTAccttgtttatttgtgttttgaatttctAAAGGATGCTTCAAAAGCCATGGCAGCTTAGAAGCCTGTTAGTGTTTGGGTATTGATTTGGGGTCAGGGACACACAGCTCAGGGATCAGGGATCAGATAACCTTGAATCAAGCCATGACAGATTGTTAAAGGAATTAAACGCTCAAAAGCTGCATTCAAAGGCCTCATGTAGGTACAAATAAACACTCTACTTAGTATTTATGCTGATTAAAATCTCAAAGGGGTATCAAAGCACAGGGTAAAAGTTCAAATCCACAGTTGAATATCAGAACCTATTACTTTAACCATTGGTCCGCTCTGCTAGTTCAATGAAAATCAAGGAGCGAGGATTAGTCTAACAGCTATCAGATGTCTACGGTGTAATTGTAGTCAGGAAATTTTCCAATATTATTTCCTTCTTCCAGGCGGTCAGAAGGAGGGTCGTGATTACAGCTGGTGGAAGAGAACTCCTTTGCTTTTGGCTCTCATCCCCTTCACAGCTTGTGTCGTCATGTTAGTGTGGCTGGTGAGTTAGAGAACCAACTcaatgtggttttttttaaaatattttttgaattGGTCTAATGGTCTTCAAACAGGGattttataacatttatttactgTATAGAAGAAGTGGACCAGTAATCTTGGTTTTCGGTCAATTGTTTTGAAGCACTGATTTTGTCATATCTACCATCGCCATCTTATGTTTGGAGCCTAAAGAGACCATAATAAGATGTTAGGCCAAATACACATTGGTACATATCTTTTTGATTGACAGTTTGCTATGGTTGCAACCTGTCAATAATAGTCACACCCTGAATCATCCCCTCCTTTAtcttctattttactttaaacggtcaattatttaaaaaattgaaAGTCATTCTGAATTACAGATTTAAAACTATGGATCATAAACTCAAaagtaaatacatttacatttacagtaatATATCCagattttctcttctgtttcctctttcaaCCAGTTGAGTCGTACCTTGCTGGCCAAATTAAGGTCACTCCTACATTGGAATTacttttaaaaccaagaataTATGATATATGTCTTTAATATAGTTTATGCTCTCTACaggattattttactttttattttgcattggAATCTCATTGGTTGTTACCGCAGAAATTATTCTTCCTGCCCCTGGGgtccatacaaaaaaaaacacagaagtcaAATTAACAACATtagtgaagaaaaataaaatacaatcacaTACAAACCAAAGACTGACACAATTCATAATGTCATAATCACATGGTTAAAACAGTAATTTACCTAAAAGTATTCAAAATTGACTTTTTCTACCTAAGTCAATCAAATATCATTCACATTCATAAACATGTTACATGCAGACcaaactgatttcttttttaatatccCTAAACTCTTTGTTGAACTCATCTTTTCGGTGATCTGGGTTAAATGTATTGGCAGTTTATTCTAGTTCAGCATCGCCCTATACACAACAGTTCTCTTTAAAGCATTGGATTTAGTTTTGTGTAGGTTTTTAGGTTTTAGCCCCTTTCTTCCCTTCGAGGGAAAGAGTCTAATAATGgctagtgtaaaaaaaaaaaaatctgtttcataAGAGGCATTAAACTTCTCAAGGGAGTataagctttctttttttttctattaccACCAATACTGGAACAAAGCTGTAGATCTGTTCAGACCAATAATTGCATGTATACATGAAAGGTCAATTACCCAAATTGTATGGATTGTTTATATACCGCAATAATTACTTAATGCATTTTCTTAGACCCTTCATTTTTAGCATGATGCacatgtttcctgtgtttcagGAATAAAAATTATATTGGGAGCCTTTCCCAATATTTTATTCAGAGAGGATATGGTCTTGAAGTGGTTCTAGTGGTTTGGcaataaaatgagaaaatgtaagggcccaaatctaaaaaaaaaaaaaatgtcctttggGGGTAATTAGTCCATCAAGTACACTGACTGTTCTGCGTTATGGTCTCCAAGGGTTGGTCTCATATATGATAATGCCTTCATTTCATGAGCACTTCCAGGAAGGCAGTTCTTGTAAAGTCAACATCTGCTCATCAAAAATTCAGTGGTACTTTGAGGCTCCGTTACTACCTAATGCAATGATTTCCgcttttcagatttatttatgaTCTGTCACGAGTGTGTCAAAGAAAACTGAATAAAAGAGCATTGTTTAGGCTGTGAGTGTGATTTTCTAACATATTTTCTAATTCTAGGTCACATCTGGAAGGCATAATCCAACATGCCGCACTGAAAATAGCCAAATGGCACCTTCTGACATGATCCCAAGTGTGTCTGTCTCCATCCCACTTCAAACACTCACCCACGCTGCTGACTCTCTGCCAGCGGGGGAGCTGATCCCAGAACACGAGAGTGGATGAGCCATGATTAATAGCAAAGAGAAGTCTCTTACGCGGCAGTGTTAACACTGCAGGTTGTTCAGAGTCCTGCTGGGTAAACGAGTGTGGTCTGACACTCTTCTTCTGCTTTCTCTTATCCTGCGTGCATGGACTCGagccacaagaaaaaaaaaaaaactcacctgcTGGATAGGCTGGTTGTTCTGTCAAATTCTTCTAGCACTGAGCAATTCTAAGAGGTTTTGTGGGACCAGAGGAAGAAGACTTGACATTATGGCTGTGTATCTGCCATGAATAGTGTCACCTCGGCCGATGTTGGACAGCcaagtttatttttacaatattACACCGTCTTAGgatgtttcatttctttgatGTAACCCCCTTTACTGTTGTGTTGGCTGTGTCTGTGGTTACAGAGATTGTTCTGTAATTGCTGTTTTAGGAATCCTTTGGTGCTAATGCAGAAAAGTGTATTTCTAAAACACTGAGATCCATCAAAGTAAGAAGGCTCATTGGAGAAGTTGCATGTGCTCTTCTGCATTTTGTCTTCAACTTGTTGTTGACATTATTCTGATCTGCGATCTGTCACAAAACATGAACCTATAGTCGCAAACAACAGTTCAACAAGCGACCTACTTTGTGTATCAAAGATTTGACCAGATGGCAGATAGCCATGACCAGAGGCACTTTGAATCCCCTCATTGTATTTCAAAGCTGTTGCCCAGTGATCTATAGCTGCTACTCAGGCCACAGTGAGTGTGTTAGAGTTTTTAATGCCTCATTCACCGAGTCAATCATGTTCAGTCATGAGAACATGACTCCCGAGTGTGAGCGCTCTTGCACTGCATGTGTCAGAGGAAGGGAGCAAGAGATAGGACAGACAGGACAAGGGAAAGTGAGGGAGATAGGGAAGGATaaatggatggacggatgaGCTCAGTGAGGAGCATAAGGAAGGCTTGTTCTCGTCACAAAAGGACTGGCCGTAGGCTGGAGGAAATACCAGTTACAAACACGACTGATGTCGGCAGATCCCTATGAATCAACAGACAAAGAATCTTTCCCGACCGCAGGCTATGCTAGCCTTATCTACAGAGGATTGTTAGTATTTCAACAACAGTTCTAATGATTTACTTCCAAAACCCATCATTGAAACATGGACAGACATACTTTTATTACAACATTTGCTCTTGGAGAGAAGGTCTACAACTTTTGTGTTTTACTGTATTTGTGAACAATTTGTATATTCTGCCATTTTTTGTACTTTGTGTCGATTGATTGTGAGGTATTGTAAGTTATTTTGGAACAAGATAAACCACTTAAAAATTTGAATAACGTCTTACAGTTGCAATTATGAATGCACAGGGGGAGAATAAATGACCCTGGAATGTTTTAGAAAGCAGAACTTTTGGACTTAGCGTTGCATATTGTTAGATGTACTTCTGTCCATGTTTGAGCTTCTGATCATTATTTCTAATACTCTTATGACAAACCTATAGTTTGTTTGACTGAACCCCGTGAAGTGTGACATCACATTTTATGAGCCTTGTATATATAAAATGCCTAATGTCTGGCTAATTCATTCATATCACGTGCATTTGCAGTAGTTCATTATGACAGTTTTGTCAGTGGCTTTAATGAAATGTTGACATTATTTTGTCTGCCTCCTGCAAATGTACCACGAACAAATTCAGCCTGTCAATGTATATTTTGAATGTATTTGTCAGAACTGTAAACTGAGATTTTACATGCACATATTATTTCTGTTGGTGAAATTGTGAAACACAAAGCCTGAATATATTCTTGAAGATCTTTCCATTAAAAGAAATTAATAACAGTAAAGtcagtttgatttttaaaggaTGCAAATGTTGCTCAACATAGACAAAAGCACACATGTTTCGTTCTTGAAGTAACTTTTACACAAGGATATGAATGAGTTCACACATTATTGTATACAGGTTATCACAATACCTGAATTCAAAACTtagtaaaaatcaaaaggtATCAATAGCGAGGCAACAAATAGAAGTCCTAAGCAACTTATATTGGGTGATTTCTTGTTTCTAATTACTAAAAACTGCAAGTAATCTCCTGCACACCACAACTTGTTGGTGCTGAAACGTTGCCCATGTCATTTTACacttttgacagtgtttttgaaaaaacattGGTATTTGTGCATACTATTGATAATCAAAGTAACATAGATtatgtttaaaacatgtcaTATCTAATGTATCAAAGTATATACATGTTCACAACCATATCATTTAGAATAATGTCctttcataaaatcaaataaactgTATATCTTATTAAAATGTGAGGTTCAGTTTATATGTTAGTTAATCTAAATTCAAAAGAAAGTGTTAACTTAACTTTCCTTTCTGATTTGTCCTTTGATTTACAGTAAGCCTATTTATGGTTTGATTAAACTTTGATCCTTctaaagaaactttttttctctggcGCAGCCAAAACATTATTAGAGATCATTGTGAAGTagatttttattgtttatttataatttCCCATGAGGCCGGTGCTCGTCTTATTCCTTCCTGAAATgcactgtgcttttattttgtaaagaaaCATCCGCCGGACAGTCGGACTTTTGTTTTGGAAAGCCGCTACCCAGCGGTCGCCATTATTGTCCCTGGCTTGACGGTGGAGAAAAGACGGTTTAATACTTTAAACATTGTACTACGGCGTAAACTGCAACATCGTGTGCTGTACTTGTGCCTTTTGTTGTCTGACTCATGAATTAGCGACACTCCTGAGCACAGGATGGAGAGACGATCTGATACTTCAGGTAAGTTGCTAAGCTAAcgatagcatgctaacattagctgccGATTGGCATGGTGGTCAGAAACGGAGGAGCAACCTTTGCCATCTGTTGCAGCAGGGGGGTTTTCTTCCACACAGGCGCAGGATGATAGGTGTAAATACATGTCTTTTCAGCTATTTTTGGGGCTGTCTGGTGGTTAGCTGGTTAGCAATCGATGGCAGGGACTTTATCTGCTCCTTGACTTGAAATGACACCATCCTCCTCTCCGGATGTCCCGCCTGTAATATACTCTTTCAGTAATGATGGGTCCCATAGTTCAAACTATACCGCCTGCACGATGAATTCAAGTTTGAATGTTACCCTGCCACTCTTTGGCGCTCATTCTCTCCACATCTTCACATGCACACGCAGACGTGCACACAGCTTCAACCCCTTTGCAGAGAAATGCATCAAAGTGTTGGCTCTGCTGCGCCCCCTGCAGCTGCTTTCAGCCTCCACCTGCTAACATCTGCTGTTGGTGGGTTCAATATATTCACCTGCTCGTAGCCAGGGACCCAgtagaaacaaaagaaatcgAAAACAACACATcgtatccatcattgcactacggtcactttatttatctcatttttacctttatagttatattgtatatattagttctgttgttccattataagataaagataagatatactttattcatcccagcagggaaatgtaggtgttccagcagccagcatacatacaaacacacaacacatatatacatacatatcccacccatacaaaaaaacatgagccctcaatacagtttgatatatgatatatattattcaccatgcaccttaataacttatcatttagtatttgcctacttgcacatagctctgtatatatatatatatatttatttctcgtttactgcacatagttctggttacatctgttagtccgatcactgtccactcatatctactctttttatattttgtatttttaagttaagtttaagctttaagttgcatttaaattgacactttatatttaggttaaaatgttttgtttacttgcactgttgttaatttagtgctctgtgtgcctttgaattgccccccccccccccgagatcATTTTGCAGATAAAACCGAGTAAACATATTGTGTCGTTCTGCTACAGCAACATTGTCCTTACACAGCTTAGATAAGAGGTAGTGCGCAATGTTTCAAAAAAAGTTCTTATATCTACGTATTTGGATGTAAATGAGCTCTCAGAATATCCAATGGATGAGCTGACACTTTAGCTGGAGGCATTTAACACCCTTATTTGTTCGTATGTCAACTGGATAGCAACCTAGAAAACTACAGATACATTTTTTGACATGACTGTATGAGAACAGATCGTATAAACCAGTGGTCACCAACCTTTGTAAGCCTAAGATCCCTGACCTCAGCTTTGGTGAAAGGCAAGATCTACCtgttgaggggaaaaaaagacagttacAAGACACTACGAAACGCCTTAACTTAATGTTTTGTTCTGCACAGGTGCCGTCCCCCTGGCCTCCCTCCGCTTGATGACCTCCCCTCTGCAGCTGACTTACTCGTTCATGTGGCAGGTCATACGGCAGAGAAACGTGAAGCTGTACGGCAAAGTGGAGGAGTTTGTGACCATGGTGACGCAGACTGTTCCGGAGCTCATGGGCTTCAAGCAGACTGCCCAGCTCCTCCTGGGTTTGAGAGCAAGGGTGAGAGTTAATCATctactgtgtgtgcgtgcatgaaacattcaaatgtaataCAAGCAGCATGTGTCAAACTTGAACTTGCGTTAATACTCATGGTATACTGTGGTCCATACTTGTAAAGGTGCAGGCTCGGTGTCTGCTACAAAAACAGATTACCGTAATACTTCTGTTTTGAACCCTTCAGCTAACCAGCTAGGTTTAGTAGCCACATACCTCCATCATCAGTGATGTGTGCCCTTCGGGCTTCCTTTAATTCAGTTAGATTTGTTTCCTGTGTTCCTAATGGATACTGAGCATCAAAGTGGGGATCACATCAAACTGTGTCAATTAACTTCATGTGTTTTCTATTACATATCCCTCgggtcaagaaaaaaaaacgaacgGCTTAAAAATGGTCATATTTGATTTTGTGTCAGAAAAAATAACTATCCATTCATTAAAGCATTAACAGCATCTCAACAACGACGAGTGAATAAACCCTTCTTTATGTTCACTTAAAGATGGTTTACATTATGCTTTAAATCTGTGCTCTTTATTATAGATCATTTTGGATTTGCTTC containing:
- the LOC109991705 gene encoding uncharacterized protein; translated protein: MRKKILKAPCLLLSVFTSLNLCSGKFGTPITDDVRNLSLLKQNIPSDYEIPVSYIPKEVAGTCWVVLNIYPLEQSLRKLATMFGAISSNKENIIVFIAMLKSLRFTFDHEELETAMQVFQCHYQEGSLMSGLYFDYIKDVLTTASQGTSSFSCKPPPCVNPNQTPGGQKEGRDYSWWKRTPLLLALIPFTACVVMLVWLVTSGRHNPTCRTENSQMAPSDMIPSVSVSIPLQTLTHAADSLPAGELIPEHESG